In the Salvia miltiorrhiza cultivar Shanhuang (shh) chromosome 8, IMPLAD_Smil_shh, whole genome shotgun sequence genome, TATACTCTGTGTTGTAGATATTTGTATTAAATATTTCAAGGAACGTATATAAAATAGGGTTGCAATTCCAAGTATAATGCTGGGCTGTCTTCTTGGACCTTTTTGGGCCTCAAGCAACCTGCTTCTTCATTAACCCATTAAAAATTGGTCTCTCCTAAATGACCTCGACATATTTCTCTccgtttttcatttttattttttacttacaTCCAATCCAaatgtttatttataaatatatataactaaatcGAGAGCAGTCAACCGAATTAGTTATAGCTTATAGGTGCAAAGAAAGAAGATGCCTCCCAATTATTACAGGGACGGagccgggggggggggggggctaggggggcctagagccccctcccgaattttgagtttttttttttttaaatatatataaatatatgtttatacctattataaaataattttattttataaaagagtatttgattattatattctctcatatatacttaatttaaggataattttgttatttaaaactttataatgtatgaaatattgtttgttattattactagtattatacttgtcttttaataaaaaatgcctaatatgtatgaaatgctaaaaaaaattataatgtattgaaactaatttgtaatatatagaaaatatataatatatgaacatgttgtttgttattattattattatgattgccttttaataaaaaaatatcttaaatatacggaatgtctaAAAAAattttttgtgatatattgaaactatataatctatgaaaatattgttcattattattagtattatgctcgtattttaataaaaaaaataccttaaatatacagaatgcccaaaaaaaatttctcgggggcGCCCCCGtacaagttcagcccccccgaacttaattcctggctccgtccctgcctCCCAACAAGCACAAGCAGTCCTTAGATAAAATTGTCTTCTCACCTCATTTCGCTGGCTACATATTTGACTTGTATTCTTATAAAAAGATATTTAGCAACCGTTACTTTTATTGGGTGTATCATAATTTGATATAAGTGTGTAGTGTAATTATTACTATCCTCAAAATCAACTCTAAACTCTTAAGTTTGGCAATCTGATGTCATATTTTTGAATAATCTGCTATATATGATGCATCCATCCTATGCAACCTACGGGCCACTTGGAAATTCAAACTAAATACAATGCTAACTTAAGCCGCCCTAGAAAGCTAGAGGCCACACCCTCGTCATGGTTTTTCTTGTAGCAATTAACAACTACTTTAATGAAAAGGCAGTGTAATGGGACCAGACCACATATTTTTCTGAAACGCTGCAGTCATCAATGTCTTGCGAAGAAGATGTTAAAGAGAGAAGGAATGGATACTTGAGATGGTTGGCAGTGAGCTTGGCAGGCGGCGTGATGTTGATTTGGTGGGAGTTGTCCTTCCATGCCACCAACCGCCAGCAGTGGATGGTGCCTCCGGGACTCATTCTCTTTGTCACGCCAATCTTAGTTTGCTTCTCTCTCTTCATCTCCGATTtcctatcatcatcatcatcatcatcatcaccatATTATAATATGTAATTTTCCATGTACAAGCATGCATGCTTCCAACTAAAATACcttatatatcaataatatctGAGCGTGTTGGATAATCTAGACCCTCAAGTGCAGGTACCCTCTCCAACTCTTCTTTAGGGAATACTGGAAACAACCAAAACACCTTTCTGGTGCCAAACACCTGCATCAACAAGGTTACCCACTTCTGTAAAAATAGGACTTGGCTTGGTCATGATATTATAGAAATATTAATTGCCAATACTTCCTTGTCAATACCCAATTACTATTAGATCATTACTATATGGGATTGCAACAACGGCAGATCTCTCATTCTTCACTCATATTCTGTCAATCAAGGTTAATAGATTTCTAGATGAACCATAACATAACAAATAAGATGCATTATATTTCACCTGCTCAATGTTCTTCCTCCATCCTAAGTCATACTTCCATGGCATACCTTTTTTCTTCTCATGAACCTGAAACCAAAACCGAACGCTGACTTTATGTATCGTACTTTGAAAAACAAAACCATGCAGTTCTGATGTAATTTGACACAggttattataattattttgtacATCATTagtaattagtactccctccgtctttGAAAAGTATATAACATTGGGGTTCGACactggttttaataaaatgattggtgGATGTGTTTTTACTTTTTAGTGGATAAAGGGTCCCATCGTGTAGAAATGAGTAGTTGGGCTTGAATTATAAGGATTCAGTGTGGGCCACGCGGTGGTTTTTCAGTAAATAAGGGGTGTTTGTAAGGTTGAATTATTAGGATAAAGTGTGAGGTCCATgtcctaaaaaggaaagtgattATACTTTTCGTGGATGGAATGAGTATTTTTTAGGTAAGATTTATGTAGATGATGACGAACGAGTATGTTTACCTCCACTGAAGTTGTATTGCTCAAGAGCAGGGATATATGCATGACAACGAAACAAAGAAGGCTCAGCACAAAAGCTAGATTTAGAACTGCATTAAGGGATGGAATCTGTAAGAAATATAGAGGGATGAGAATGCAGCAATAGAATGGGGAAGTGGAGTGCAATGCAAAAAGTTGCAAGGAAAATTTACCAAAGGCTAGAAAGGTGATAGCCAATTTGCCCGGTGAGCTGGAATGATGCTCAGCTTGTCGGAAAAAACTTATGAAACCAGGGAGCAGCACAAGAGTATCCAGCATCGTTTCCAGAAAAGTGTACAGCTACAAAACGATTTATAGGACGATCatacaaaagaaatatatagtAATATGCTCTCAATGTATTCTAACGATTTCACAAGCTCATACATAAATTTCAATCACCAAGATCTCTCTCAGGTTTTGAGAAAAAGTAAAGTAGGGGGGTCCTTGTAACAATAGACAAGTGAAACTTAGATgcaaaagaatatatataaaagaaaaaaggttTGGAAGAGACAGACCCATAAACAAATCCATGCTATTGTTGGCACACATAATGCACTATGCTATTACAATGAAAGAGTTGGGATTGCATTTTATGTGCCCAATCAAGATAGgaatacaataattatttataagttCAAAATCACTAATAAACCTCAAACTGCCacaaaaattacatatttatagCGTGTGGTTTCCAGTGAAATTTCTATTTTCcatgagaaatgaaaataacaaatacatcaataaaatctacgaataaatcaatttaaCTCACGAATAGCCATATCCAGTTAATATGGTGAAATTCCCACCCCTTAAGGATTCGAGCCTAAACAAGAATGCATATTCATGTGttacattaatttatttgtaGAAATTATTGACTTATCCGCATGTGTTCTCACgcattctcaattctcaacacATTTAGTATTCTCAAcggaacctctctctctctatatatatatatagggttgggttatAGTGAAATGACTATTTTCGTGAGAAATAAGAATGAAGAATAAGCCAATATAAATCTATGAATAAGTTGTTTGTAATGCACGAATAGTAGTAATTCAATTAATGTGATGAAATTTTCGCCACCTTCAAGAATCGAATCTCAGGTTTTAATGATTATTCGTGCATTACAATCAACTTATTTGTAGATTTATATTGGGTTTGTTCTTTATTCCCATTTCACACAATTAGTTTGAATAAATATCAAccatataattttaatatctaCATTCCATATTCATTCTCATATTTCACCACATCTAGTTATTCTTATTggctcatttctctctctctctctctctctctctctatatatatatatatatgacaaaAGCTGCCATCAGTAAATAgattcagattttaatttagtCTCACCAAAAATAGGAGGAAGAATTTGTAGTTGCGAGCCCCTACACAGTTCACAACCCATATGCAGTGGTGATCCATCTTAAGAACACAACGTTCACCTGCATTAGCACAAATATGCTTATGATGTAGCAAATACAAACATCTTCAAAGTAAAGCATCTATAGGACCAATAACGACATGTTGAAAATCTCATTACTAGATTGTAAATTAAAAGTTTAACAACATGCAGCTCAAGCTGTTACAAGGGCTGTTAGAAAGTTAGTTAGGCTTTGTAGTTAAGTTCTGCACTTAGCTAGTAAAAAGGTGAAGATTAGCGAGGTAGATCTACTTCTATAAATAGATGATCTTTGTATACTTGAAAACCGAATAACAGAAAATATTCCAAAAATATCTACAGATCTCTCTCTGCATCTTCTCTCTCTACTTGTATTTTattcctctctttctctcccatGCTCCAGATAAACCAATTTGCTATCTTGATCTTAAGATTTTTTTCGACTGATCGCATGCAATGGCTTCTTCTTACTTGAAAACTGAAtgatatatagaaaatattcCACAAATATCTTGtaatctctctcttcttctattCCTCTTTTCTATCTCATGCTCCAGATTAACTCATGGAATCTAAATGTGTGCAATGTGTTATTGCAAATTCCCAGTAGGTAGTACAGAAGCAGATAATGAATGCAAACAAGCAGATTCTATTGTTGAAGCATGCACCATAGCAACAAGCTTGAACTATGGGTAACCGGGATTAGAAGGTTAGCAACAAGAGAATAGTGAGCAATGAGCTTACAAACAGAGCAATGATGGGAGCGTGGGGGCTTCCCGTTGTGGCAACGATTGCAAAATTGCGGAGCAGGTTCCTCTGAAGATAAAGAGTTAGAGTTCCCCCTTTCCGTATCCTGTTTCCATCCTGGAGGGACAGCACCAGGATCCCTAAACACAACCATTAAATAGCTCCAACTCAACAATACCAGCTGCCAAACATTCTCCTCATCAGAAAAACAGCAACAATTTATAAACTTGAGATGTAATTTGAATGTACCAGGAGATGAAAGACAGCCAGGAGAAGGATAGAGAAGAAGGACGTGAAGCCGCCGTGGAGGAGGTGGGGCCCTAAGGTGAGGACCACGACGGCGCAGTAGGACactgcaattaaacccaaaacCAGCGCCACCATAAAGTAGCCCAGGAACTTGAGCCCCGAGCACAACCTAAACGGATTCAGATCCATCGCTGAACGCCCCGATCTTCGCCCCTTACGCGCTCCCAATCCCGATCCCAGCAGCCGTTTCAGCAAATTCGAAGAAGCCAGATTTACAAGTTTCAGAATTCAGACTCGCAAATCGGAGAAACAAGGTCCCCTTTTTCTGCTACTATATGACAACAAGATTTATCCGAGGAAAGTAATTTACAACAATTTATTAAAAGTCGAATATGGTTATAACTTTTGTACAACAACCTAATGCTTCTATTTCCAATCTTGTGCAACATTTCTTATGGCAAAGAAAATGATTAAGCAGCTAGATTGTCAACAAAGTCTGCTAGCAAACTATTTGGCTTTGGGTCATCATTCCCTCCATCCAAGTACGCCGGCCATTTGTGTTTGAGGTTTGAAACAAGTATACGTACTACtactatttctttcttttatagACATATTTATTGGCCgttaaatatatgaactttgaatctattttaatttttttcactaattttaaaaattgttaaaaatatatacaaatttaaaaattgtttcaattttttcacAAATAAATATTAGTCAAAATTAAAGTTGACATGACAGTTGACATGCCAACGATTCAACTAAATCGATTGTatttacaaaattttaaaa is a window encoding:
- the LOC130997306 gene encoding probable protein S-acyltransferase 12, whose amino-acid sequence is MDLNPFRLCSGLKFLGYFMVALVLGLIAVSYCAVVVLTLGPHLLHGGFTSFFSILLLAVFHLLLVLLSWSYLMVVFRDPGAVPPGWKQDTERGNSNSLSSEEPAPQFCNRCHNGKPPRSHHCSVCERCVLKMDHHCIWVVNCVGARNYKFFLLFLLYTFLETMLDTLVLLPGFISFFRQAEHHSSSPGKLAITFLAFVLNLAFVLSLLCFVVMHISLLLSNTTSVEVHEKKKGMPWKYDLGWRKNIEQVFGTRKVFWLFPVFPKEELERVPALEGLDYPTRSDIIDI